Proteins from a genomic interval of Caulobacter sp. SL161:
- a CDS encoding helix-turn-helix domain-containing protein encodes MLVQALEDIWAITPDPRRDRLTVGFVTHLVSLATGVPAVEIATPKRASHTAVRARQLAIYLTHITLHWPLARVAFAFGRDRTTCGHACRKIEDLREDEAFDRRLCELEACLRQAPSHAQDLP; translated from the coding sequence ATGCTGGTTCAAGCCCTTGAGGATATCTGGGCGATCACGCCCGATCCCCGACGCGACCGCCTGACGGTCGGCTTCGTCACCCACCTTGTTTCCCTGGCCACCGGCGTGCCGGCGGTGGAGATCGCAACGCCCAAGCGGGCGTCCCACACGGCGGTGCGCGCCCGGCAGCTCGCCATCTACCTGACCCACATCACCCTGCATTGGCCCCTAGCGCGGGTAGCGTTCGCCTTTGGCCGGGATCGCACCACCTGCGGGCACGCCTGTCGCAAGATCGAGGACCTGCGCGAGGACGAGGCCTTTGATCGGCGCCTCTGCGAACTGGAGGCCTGTCTGCGTCAGGCCCCGTCGCACGCTCAGGACCTGCCATGA
- the trhO gene encoding oxygen-dependent tRNA uridine(34) hydroxylase TrhO produces the protein MASYRVAALYRFTRLEDPAAIQGPLAALCCSLGVKGTLLLAREGINGTIAGENAAIEAVLAHIRALPGCADLTPKTAWAERMPFYRMKVRLKNEIVTLGEPDLDPTDAGTYVEPADWNALISDPDVLVIDTRNAYEVAVGRFEGAIDPQTASFADFPAWFRDWRKSVEAERSPDAPLKVAMYCTGGIRCEKSTAFLKSEGVEQVFHLKGGVLDYLEQIQQPESLWRGECFVFDERVSVGHGLAKGDHVLCRGCRMPVSPQDQASPLYVEGVACPACHDQRSEEQKARAAERHRQVLHCEALGVDHVGATLPTKTD, from the coding sequence TTGGCTAGCTATCGCGTCGCCGCGCTCTATCGCTTCACACGCCTCGAAGATCCGGCGGCGATCCAGGGGCCGCTGGCGGCCCTGTGCTGTAGCCTTGGCGTCAAGGGCACGCTGCTTCTGGCGCGCGAAGGGATCAACGGCACGATCGCCGGCGAGAACGCCGCCATCGAGGCGGTGCTGGCCCATATCCGCGCCCTACCCGGCTGCGCGGATCTGACGCCCAAGACCGCCTGGGCCGAGCGCATGCCCTTCTACCGGATGAAGGTCCGGCTGAAGAACGAGATCGTCACCCTGGGCGAGCCCGACCTCGATCCCACCGATGCTGGAACCTATGTCGAGCCCGCCGACTGGAACGCCCTGATCAGCGATCCGGACGTGCTGGTGATCGACACGCGCAACGCCTACGAGGTGGCGGTCGGCCGCTTCGAGGGCGCGATCGATCCGCAGACCGCCAGCTTCGCCGACTTCCCCGCCTGGTTCCGCGACTGGCGAAAGAGCGTCGAGGCCGAACGCAGCCCAGACGCGCCGCTCAAGGTGGCGATGTACTGCACCGGCGGGATCCGCTGCGAGAAGTCGACCGCCTTCCTGAAGTCCGAGGGCGTCGAGCAGGTCTTCCACCTGAAGGGCGGTGTTCTGGACTATCTGGAACAGATCCAGCAGCCCGAAAGCCTCTGGCGCGGCGAGTGCTTCGTGTTCGACGAGCGCGTCTCGGTGGGCCATGGGCTCGCAAAAGGCGACCACGTCCTGTGCCGGGGCTGTCGCATGCCGGTCAGTCCGCAGGATCAGGCCTCTCCGCTCTATGTCGAGGGCGTGGCCTGCCCCGCCTGTCATGACCAGCGCAGCGAAGAGCAGAAGGCGCGCGCCGCCGAGCGTCATCGTCAGGTTCTGCATTGCGAGGCCCTGGGCGTCGACCATGTCGGCGCGACCCTGCCGACCAAGACCGACTGA
- a CDS encoding SufE family protein: MTSPIDTALTDLADEFELLGDWEERYRYVIELGKDLAPLTDAERSEANKVRGCASQVWLVTEPQADGSIVFRGDSDAHIVSGLIAILLRLYSGRAAADIAGFDAKAAFDRLGLSEALSSQRSNGLKSMVARIQRDAQAALG; this comes from the coding sequence ATGACCAGCCCCATCGACACCGCCCTGACCGACCTCGCCGACGAGTTCGAACTGCTGGGCGATTGGGAAGAGCGCTATCGCTACGTGATCGAGCTCGGCAAGGACCTGGCGCCGCTGACCGACGCCGAACGCTCCGAAGCGAACAAGGTGCGCGGCTGCGCCAGCCAGGTGTGGCTGGTCACCGAGCCGCAAGCCGACGGCTCGATCGTCTTTCGCGGCGACAGCGACGCCCACATCGTCAGCGGCCTGATCGCCATCCTGCTGCGGCTCTATTCGGGCCGGGCCGCCGCCGACATCGCCGGCTTCGACGCCAAGGCCGCCTTTGATCGCCTGGGCCTGTCCGAGGCGCTGTCGTCACAGCGCTCGAATGGCCTCAAGTCGATGGTCGCCCGCATCCAGCGCGACGCGCAGGCCGCGCTTGGCTAG
- a CDS encoding sensor histidine kinase — translation MAQPAIQDASQDSAVTPSPADRRAAAQARRQLALEERKRSFLRMVSHELRTPLNAVIGFSEILSQELYGPLGSPQYREYATIVHDSGLKLLKLVNQIVELARLEGQASDIEMTPEALDEAIEDVVDSLRAEIARRDVIVHVVGAGALPSVQADSRGLRTMLTNLLQNAVTHSPAGGVIHVTAARVDGEIEIAIRDQGPGVESAELPRLLQPFEQGGCALTRTHEGAGLGLPIVDLLSRAMGGQLKLSSSLGAGFLARLILRAA, via the coding sequence ATGGCACAGCCGGCGATCCAGGACGCGTCGCAAGACAGCGCCGTCACGCCCTCGCCGGCCGATCGCCGCGCGGCCGCACAGGCGCGCCGCCAACTGGCGCTGGAAGAGCGCAAGCGCTCCTTCCTGCGGATGGTCAGCCACGAACTGCGAACCCCGCTGAACGCCGTCATCGGCTTCTCGGAGATCCTGTCGCAGGAGCTCTATGGCCCCCTGGGCAGCCCCCAGTATCGCGAATACGCCACGATCGTGCATGACAGCGGCCTGAAGCTGCTGAAGCTGGTCAACCAGATCGTCGAACTCGCGCGGCTCGAGGGCCAGGCCAGCGATATCGAAATGACGCCTGAGGCCCTCGACGAGGCCATCGAGGACGTCGTCGACAGCCTGCGCGCCGAGATCGCCCGCCGGGACGTGATCGTCCACGTCGTCGGCGCGGGCGCCCTGCCCTCGGTTCAGGCCGACAGCCGGGGCCTTCGGACCATGCTGACCAACCTGCTGCAGAACGCGGTCACGCACTCGCCCGCCGGCGGCGTCATCCATGTCACGGCCGCACGCGTGGACGGCGAGATCGAGATCGCCATCCGCGACCAGGGCCCGGGCGTTGAAAGCGCCGAGCTGCCGCGCCTGCTCCAGCCCTTCGAACAAGGCGGCTGCGCGCTCACGCGCACCCACGAAGGCGCCGGCCTTGGTTTGCCGATCGTGGACCTGCTGTCGCGCGCCATGGGCGGACAACTGAAGCTCTCCTCCAGCCTCGGCGCCGGCTTCCTGGCCCGCCTGATCCTCAGAGCCGCCTAG